Below is a genomic region from Treponema sp. OMZ 798.
TACACCTCCGGCCGTCGGCGGAGTTACATAAAGGTAAGCCCTCATTTCATCATCGCTTATGTTGACAGCCATTGCAGCGTCATTACCCGGAATACGTTTATAAGGAGCTACTCTGACATATTCACCGTTTTTTTCATCCAATATTGCAGAAAGAACATCGTCTTCAGGGATGGGGAGAGCTCTGTCCCTAAACCTGTCTCTGGCAGCCTTTATATCGAAAGCGCGGCCTGTTCCTGAAGGAGGTGTTACCTTAAAGTAAATACCATCGGCAGCACAGAAGACATATCCCATTCCGTCCCGATTGATAATTACCTCGCCTTCAATTATATCTTCAGTTTCAACTGTCTCCTCTTCGATATTTTGCTGCTTCTTTACCTTTATGGTTTCATAAGCCCTTATCTTCCATTCTTTTGGAATTATAGCAAAAAAACCGGAAGCACCTTTTTGTAAGATTTCATAGTCTATCGACGAAACAGGCATCCCTAATTGTATCGCTGCATTCGCAAGGGCTTCATCAAGGGTTTCTCCGCTTATATCAACAAAAAAACGGCCGGAATCCAGTTCGTGCATTTCAGACATTTTTTCCTGTATTTGATTAAGCCTAATCATAATCCCCCCTATTTTATGCCCTTTGTAACATTAGAAAGCTTAGCTCTTAACTTTATATTTGCACTTGTATGTATCTGAGATACTCGAGATTCTGTTACATGCAGAACCTCTCCTATTTCCCTGAGAGTCATGTCCTCATAATAATACATAATTAAAACTTTTTTTTCTCTGTCGGGTAATTCTTTAATAGCATCGACTATTACCCTCTTTATATCTTCACGTTCTACAATTACATCAGGGTTTAAAGAAGAAGGTGCTTCAATTATGTCTCCTACTGAGAATTCTTCCGAATCATCATTCGAAAACCTCAAGTCCGTCAAAGAAATAACGCTTGTTGCAGATATTTTAAGCAAGAGAGAGTTATATTCTTCAATATCCAAGCCCATCGCTCCGGCTATCTCCTCGTTCGAGGCAGAGCGGCCTAGACGAGCTTCCAAGTCGGCTATCGTTTCTTCAATTTCACGGCTTTTTTGGCGTACCGAGCGGGGAACCCAGTCTATAGATCTCAGCTCAT
It encodes:
- the whiG gene encoding RNA polymerase sigma factor WhiG, which gives rise to MANTDYENIPEEELWDKYKKTSDPKIREYFILKYAPLVKYVAGKVGIGMPTNVEFDDLVGYGVFGLLDAIEKYDLDKNVKFNTYAVNRIRGAIFDELRSIDWVPRSVRQKSREIEETIADLEARLGRSASNEEIAGAMGLDIEEYNSLLLKISATSVISLTDLRFSNDDSEEFSVGDIIEAPSSLNPDVIVEREDIKRVIVDAIKELPDREKKVLIMYYYEDMTLREIGEVLHVTESRVSQIHTSANIKLRAKLSNVTKGIK